In Amphiura filiformis chromosome 2, Afil_fr2py, whole genome shotgun sequence, one DNA window encodes the following:
- the LOC140146384 gene encoding uncharacterized protein: MSLSVVAIALLLGVAAPVYGHHFRGGSFHWRPLDEPNQVEVTYNMGFNGFRVMEPGEWKTIGHDVCRHVGTNNLRTIGNLICDECVGGTPYDYGLLWHCTDLNEKSDWDMGGKIFQVTVPADTKRAVIYYQVCCWVNPIQNVWPHTQLGWRMNTEIDLNPRLDNGLINSSPITSPIPLQLFHTRCKYWLEIPVTDPDDDAYRCRYTNASLGECYEGYKNTMCGELDYITIYPNCTLLFDTSGPVGYYAVRVMIEDLDQYGDPLSKVSLSFLLNVSSDSTTCEVPKIIEPVKSCRTVQVNQHLHIDVVAQAATARLPIDHIETNKPRGMITSALADVEGHSLRKAVTLNWTPLTDQIGRHNLGFSGVDVRGFASTWSFITLNVVTGDELFPMPESSDPSRDQTKTSLKEWTISFNRPVHRPPQSAYIVLLDQSGNIASKIDSSDPRQCKFRDNFIEFDVHLNDAIEGTQSFRLQVNEGVAIDEEPGNCVMQSKETEWTVNIEGNEPAFTQAPITKLAPVPPQERQKCAEGYMNVTAPARIKPGQQCEIRPLTDHIIVPTREDTKKPINIPYEICCGGNCNKYNC; encoded by the exons ATGTCGTTATCAGTAGTGGCAATTGCTTTACTGCTTGGAGTAGCAGCCCCTGTCTATGGTCATCATTTTCGGGGTGGGTCGTTCCATTGGAGACCACTAGATGAGCCGAATCAG GTGGAGGTGACATATAACATGGGTTTCAATGGATTTCGGGTAATGGAGCCAGGTGAATGGAAGACAATTGGCCACGATGTTTGCCGTCATGTTGGAACGAATAACCTAAGAACAATAGGCAATCTAATATGTGATGA GTGTGTAGGCGGGACACCGTACGATTACGGGTTACTTTGGCATTGCACAGATTTAAACGAGAAAAGTGATTGGGACATGGGTGGTAAAATCTTCCAAGTGACAGTTCCGGCAGACACCAAGAGAGCTGTGATTTA TTACCAAGTTTGTTGCTGGGTCAACCCAATTCAAAACGTCTGGCCGCATACGCAACTAGGATGGCGAATGAATACTGAAATTGACCTCAACCCACGACTTGATAACGGACTGATAAATTCATCACCCATCACATCTCCCATACCATTACAACTGTTTCATACTAGATGCAAATACTGGCTGGAAATACCAG TTACTGATCCTGATGACGATGCGTATCGTTGCCGGTACACTAACGCCTCTCTGGGTGAATGTTATGAGGGTTATAAGAACACCATGTGCGGAGAGCTTGATTATATAACAATATAC CCTAACTGCACGTTACTTTTCGATACATCTGGACCTGTTGGATATTATGCCGTACGAGTAATGATAGAGGATCTTGACCAATATGGCGACCCTTTGAGTAAGGTTTCGCTATCATTTCTCCTGAATGTAAGCTCTGATTCTACCACATGCGAAGTACCGAAAATCATAGAACCGGTAAAAAGTTGCCGAACCGTTCAAGTTAATCAGCACCTTCACATTGATGTTGTGGCACAGGCGGCTACTGCAAGACTACC CATCGACCACATCGAGACTAACAAACCGAGAGGTATGATTACATCTGCACTTGCAGATGTTGAAGGTCACTCATTACGTAAGGCAGTCACCCTTAATTGGACGCCCTTAACAGACCAAATTGGTAGACACAACTTGGGCTTCAGTGGTGTTGATGTACGAG GATTCGCAAGTACTTGGTCTTTCATCACGTTGAACGTGGTCACCGGAGATGAACTATTCCCTATGCCAGAATCGAGCGATCCATCCAGGGATCAGACCAAAACCTCTCTTAAGGAATGGACTATTTCGTTCAATAGGCCG GTTCATCGCCCACCTCAATCAGCGTACATAGTTCTTTTAGATCAATCTGGGAACATCGCTAGCAAGATTGATTCATCTGATCCAAGACAATGCAAGTTTCGAGACAACTTCATAGAGTTTGATGTACATCTGAATGACGCCATCGAAGGCACACAGTCCTTCCGTCTCCAGGTTAATGAAGGCGTTGCTATTGATGAGGAACCTGGAAATTGTGTCATGCAATCAAAAGAAACGGAATGGACGGTTAATATCGAAG GTAACGAGCCTGCCTTTACCCAGGCACCCATCACCAAACTTGCACCTGTACCTCCCCAAGAACGCCAAAAATGCGCCGAAGGTTATATGAATGTAACGGCGCCAGCACGTATTAAGCCTGGCCAGCAATGTGAAATACGTCCTTTGACGGACCACATCATTGTTCCGACACGAGAAGACACTAAAAAGCCCATCAATATACCTTATGAGATATGCTGCGGAGGAAACTGCAACAAATACAACTGTTAA